Proteins from a single region of Rhizobium binae:
- a CDS encoding Gfo/Idh/MocA family protein gives MIGIAVVGYGYWGPNLVRNISEAGGAQLISVCDLNVDRLAAVKSRYPAVTITDDFEEVLRDPRVDAIAIATPVSTHYKLAMQAMMAGKHVFVEKPMASTTEEASRMVEEAARRRLVLAVDHTFVHTGAVRKMRELVESGLGDMYYYDSVRVNLGLFQHDVSVIWDLAVHDLSILDHVLQERPVAVSATGMSHVLGEPENIAYLTLFFESKLIAHIHVNWLAPVKVRRTLIGGSNKMIVYDDLEPSEKIKVYDKGITMCPNSDAYGEKVHQMLVGYRSGDMWAPKLDMTEALRRELDQFVDCIEQNSRPITDGQAGLRVVRILEAASRSLAQRGRIIELEEARRIA, from the coding sequence ATGATCGGCATTGCTGTTGTTGGATATGGATATTGGGGTCCGAACCTGGTCCGCAATATTTCGGAGGCGGGCGGCGCACAACTCATTTCAGTCTGCGATCTCAATGTCGATCGGTTGGCGGCCGTGAAGAGCCGCTATCCGGCAGTAACGATCACCGATGATTTCGAGGAAGTCCTGCGTGATCCAAGAGTGGATGCAATCGCGATCGCGACGCCGGTCTCGACCCACTACAAGCTCGCAATGCAGGCCATGATGGCCGGAAAGCATGTCTTCGTCGAAAAGCCGATGGCATCGACGACGGAGGAAGCATCGCGGATGGTCGAAGAGGCGGCGCGGCGACGCCTCGTGCTCGCAGTCGATCACACCTTCGTCCACACCGGCGCCGTCCGCAAGATGCGCGAGCTGGTCGAAAGCGGCCTCGGCGACATGTATTACTATGACTCGGTTCGGGTCAATCTGGGGCTCTTCCAGCACGATGTGAGCGTGATCTGGGATCTTGCGGTGCACGACCTGTCGATCCTGGACCACGTCCTGCAGGAAAGGCCGGTGGCAGTTTCCGCGACGGGCATGAGCCATGTCCTCGGCGAACCTGAAAACATCGCCTATCTGACGCTCTTTTTCGAGAGCAAGCTCATCGCCCACATTCACGTCAATTGGCTGGCGCCGGTCAAGGTGCGCCGCACGCTGATCGGCGGCAGCAACAAGATGATCGTCTATGACGATCTCGAGCCCAGTGAGAAGATCAAGGTCTACGACAAGGGCATCACCATGTGCCCCAACTCTGACGCATATGGCGAGAAGGTCCATCAGATGCTGGTGGGATACCGCAGCGGCGACATGTGGGCGCCCAAGCTCGATATGACAGAGGCGTTGAGACGCGAACTGGATCAGTTCGTCGATTGCATCGAGCAGAATTCGCGGCCGATTACGGACGGGCAAGCGGGCCTGCGTGTCGTCCGCATCCTTGAAGCCGCAAGCCGGTCGCTCGCTCAGCGCGGTCGTATCATCGAGCTCGAAGAGGCGAGGCGCATTGCATGA
- a CDS encoding acyltransferase, whose translation MIASNVKLDDSCVIHHRDLVNLYGCTIGAGTRIGTFVEIQKNVIVGRDCKISSHSFLCEGVTLEDGVFIGHGVMFTNDTYPRAVNADGSLQTEADWVVIPTLVKRHASIGSNATILPGVTIGEAALIGAGAVVTKDVPDGAIVAGVPARITGHVHDRSVNMQAFGGMR comes from the coding sequence ATGATTGCCTCGAACGTCAAGCTGGATGACAGCTGCGTTATTCACCATCGAGATCTTGTGAATCTCTACGGCTGCACGATCGGAGCGGGAACGCGCATCGGCACCTTCGTTGAAATCCAGAAAAACGTCATCGTCGGAAGAGACTGCAAAATCTCCAGCCACTCCTTCCTCTGCGAAGGCGTGACGCTCGAGGACGGCGTTTTTATCGGCCACGGGGTGATGTTCACCAATGACACTTACCCGCGCGCCGTCAATGCGGACGGCAGTCTGCAGACGGAGGCCGACTGGGTTGTCATTCCCACCCTGGTCAAGCGCCATGCTTCGATCGGCAGCAACGCCACCATCCTGCCAGGCGTGACCATCGGAGAAGCCGCCCTGATCGGGGCCGGCGCTGTCGTAACCAAGGATGTGCCTGACGGCGCCATTGTTGCCGGAGTTCCGGCGAGGATCACCGGTCACGTTCATGACCGGTCAGTAAACATGCAAGCGTTTGGAGGAATGCGATGA
- a CDS encoding response regulator transcription factor, whose protein sequence is MDTISLNHKQENISFPLEIENASAPARLATPKHSLVILDRRELDRHCLAQCMTAHTADFQILAFGSIEEWKQKREEYPPLSAILLNIGGKMVDEPAVSEQIKSLSSEFVSTPVIILSDSDDFAQIVRAIDCGAKGYIPASVSISVCMELIALSVAGGLFVPASALFAMRHLLQSSSSTAQPLAGIFTDRQAEVVAALRRGKANKIIAYELNLRESTVKVHVRNIMKKVKATNRTEVVFKLNDLFQDGISGMSAKSLC, encoded by the coding sequence TTGGATACAATAAGCCTAAACCATAAGCAGGAGAATATATCATTTCCCCTAGAAATAGAAAATGCTTCGGCGCCTGCCCGACTGGCAACTCCGAAGCACTCACTTGTCATTCTCGACAGGAGGGAACTTGATCGGCATTGCCTTGCGCAATGCATGACCGCCCACACGGCAGATTTCCAGATTCTGGCATTTGGATCTATTGAGGAGTGGAAGCAGAAGCGCGAAGAATATCCTCCGCTTTCGGCAATTCTCTTGAATATCGGTGGCAAGATGGTCGACGAGCCTGCCGTTTCGGAGCAGATCAAGAGCCTTTCGTCCGAATTCGTCTCGACGCCGGTGATCATCCTGTCAGATAGTGATGATTTCGCCCAGATAGTCAGGGCGATCGACTGCGGAGCCAAAGGTTACATACCAGCCTCCGTCAGCATCAGCGTTTGCATGGAGTTGATCGCACTATCGGTCGCAGGTGGACTTTTTGTGCCTGCAAGCGCTCTGTTCGCCATGCGTCACTTGCTGCAGTCGAGCAGTTCGACTGCCCAGCCGCTGGCTGGGATATTCACAGACCGTCAGGCCGAAGTCGTAGCGGCACTGCGGCGCGGCAAGGCGAACAAGATCATCGCCTATGAGCTCAATCTGCGAGAAAGCACGGTCAAGGTGCATGTCCGCAACATCATGAAAAAGGTCAAGGCAACCAACAGGACGGAAGTCGTGTTCAAGCTCAACGACTTGTTCCAGGATGGTATTTCAGGCATGAGCGCAAAGTCTTTGTGCTGA
- a CDS encoding glycosyltransferase family 2 protein, which produces MQRVDVVIPCYNYAHFLAESVESVLTQAGVDVRVLILDDCSPDNTPEVGMALASRDSRVIYRRHATNQGHIATYNEGIEWAGGDLFLLLSADDYLLPGALGRASELMRDHPDVGFTFGNALIAEPSGAVTKRADPLGSKGVPATQVFSGPQFMRLSGANNLVPTPTAVVRTTLQKQVGGYNKELPHAGDMEMWLRLASHAGVGYINDDQAVYRRHASNMSLQYYGKTILPDLRQRQQAFDILFRQGADSLKQDEKLRRFLARALGKQALRLAGMAFNNFDVATAVAIQRFALEVCPEVRNSAPWVKLVCKQAIGPKYWRALNSIGRRAAG; this is translated from the coding sequence GTGCAACGCGTTGATGTCGTCATTCCCTGCTACAACTACGCTCATTTCCTAGCGGAATCTGTTGAAAGCGTTCTTACACAAGCGGGCGTCGATGTGCGTGTACTCATTCTGGATGACTGCTCGCCAGACAATACGCCGGAAGTCGGAATGGCTCTGGCATCGAGGGACAGCCGGGTTATCTATCGGCGGCACGCGACAAACCAGGGCCACATCGCCACCTACAATGAGGGAATCGAGTGGGCCGGCGGTGATCTCTTCCTGCTTCTCTCCGCCGACGACTATCTCTTGCCGGGTGCGCTCGGCCGTGCTTCGGAGCTGATGCGCGATCATCCGGATGTGGGGTTCACCTTCGGGAACGCCCTCATTGCCGAGCCGAGCGGCGCCGTAACCAAGCGCGCCGATCCTCTCGGCTCTAAAGGCGTGCCTGCGACGCAGGTCTTTTCCGGCCCGCAATTCATGCGGTTGAGTGGAGCGAACAACCTGGTTCCGACACCGACCGCCGTCGTGAGAACGACGCTGCAAAAACAGGTCGGCGGCTATAATAAGGAACTGCCGCATGCCGGTGACATGGAAATGTGGCTGCGGCTCGCATCCCATGCCGGGGTGGGTTACATCAACGACGATCAAGCAGTATACCGCAGACATGCGTCAAACATGTCGCTACAATACTATGGCAAAACGATCCTTCCAGATCTCCGGCAAAGACAACAGGCTTTTGATATTCTGTTTCGCCAAGGCGCCGATAGCCTCAAGCAGGATGAGAAACTCAGACGTTTTCTTGCCAGAGCTCTCGGAAAACAGGCGCTTCGGCTGGCCGGCATGGCATTCAACAATTTCGATGTTGCTACAGCCGTGGCTATTCAACGATTTGCTCTCGAGGTTTGCCCCGAAGTCAGAAATTCAGCGCCCTGGGTCAAGTTGGTCTGCAAGCAGGCAATCGGGCCGAAGTACTGGCGCGCCTTGAATTCTATCGGACGAAGAGCTGCCGGATGA
- a CDS encoding glycosyltransferase family 8 protein, whose amino-acid sequence MGPIVFAVDAAYAVPLATALRSVAENNQSAWPLDIHVIHEGIGEETKRLILESLPADSAVIQWHPIATLSFASGFSTRPGVSKMTFARILLPQFLPPTCSRALYLDGDILVLTSLEQLWNIDLGDAVIGAVPDYWLDNPASNGPAARGGARVKRYFNAGILLIDLAKWRNERISERSLDYLDRFPTTEYSDQDALNVACDGKWKILDRAWNFQFEPRQAIAGVAREQKAAIVHFVTNVKPWKSGSLSPNVVFYDAFRSRTRFALTRWGRVRSGLKRAGSRLLARSALLRAAWSYTKSAVRASASTFGSVRKNM is encoded by the coding sequence TTGGGCCCCATCGTCTTTGCGGTCGATGCGGCCTACGCCGTCCCCTTGGCGACTGCCCTGAGATCGGTCGCCGAGAATAACCAGAGCGCATGGCCCCTGGATATTCATGTCATTCATGAGGGAATAGGCGAAGAAACGAAGCGGCTGATCCTTGAATCTCTACCTGCAGATTCTGCAGTTATTCAGTGGCATCCCATCGCCACATTGTCCTTCGCCAGCGGATTTTCCACGCGCCCCGGCGTTTCCAAGATGACTTTCGCAAGGATCCTGCTGCCGCAGTTTCTTCCGCCGACCTGCAGCCGGGCTTTGTATCTGGATGGCGACATCCTGGTGCTGACTTCGCTTGAACAATTATGGAATATCGACCTCGGCGACGCGGTGATCGGCGCGGTACCAGATTACTGGCTGGACAATCCTGCGAGCAACGGACCAGCCGCAAGAGGCGGTGCTCGCGTCAAACGGTATTTCAACGCCGGCATTCTGCTTATCGACCTTGCAAAATGGCGAAACGAGCGAATTTCGGAGCGATCGCTGGACTACCTCGACCGCTTTCCAACGACGGAATATTCGGATCAGGACGCTCTTAACGTTGCCTGCGACGGGAAGTGGAAGATACTGGACCGCGCCTGGAATTTCCAGTTCGAGCCAAGGCAGGCGATCGCCGGCGTCGCGCGCGAGCAGAAGGCCGCGATCGTTCATTTCGTGACCAATGTGAAGCCCTGGAAATCCGGAAGTTTGAGCCCTAACGTCGTCTTCTACGACGCGTTTCGGTCCCGGACGCGTTTTGCGCTTACACGTTGGGGGCGCGTTCGGAGTGGTTTGAAGCGTGCCGGATCCCGGCTGCTTGCCCGATCCGCCTTGTTGAGAGCTGCATGGTCTTACACGAAATCGGCTGTGCGGGCGAGCGCTTCAACATTCGGATCGGTGCGCAAAAACATGTAA
- a CDS encoding UDP-glucuronic acid decarboxylase family protein codes for MHGHKRVLVTGGTGFLGSFLCERLLREGNDVLCVDNYYTGSRENVLHLLDDPRFEVLRHDITFPLYVEVDEIYNLACPASPVHYQHDPVQTVKTNVHGAINMLGLAKRTKAKIFQASTSEVYGDPAVHPQPEEYRGSVNPIGPRACYDEGKRCAETLFFDYHRQYGVEIRVARIFNTYGPRMQTNDGRVVSNFIVQALRNEPITIFGNGTQTRSFCYVDDLIEGFIRLMGAPAGVTGPINLGNPGEFQVRELAEMVIEMTGSKSSIVYNPLPIDDPTQRKPDISRATQDLGWQPTVNLREGLEKTIAYFEWKLSGAGKSMAGAQALRTGYAHLPTPAVGLPVQEAAAIRP; via the coding sequence ATGCACGGACACAAGCGAGTTTTGGTTACCGGCGGCACCGGATTTCTGGGATCATTCCTGTGCGAAAGGCTTTTGCGAGAGGGCAATGACGTCCTCTGCGTGGACAATTACTATACCGGTTCGCGCGAAAATGTGCTGCATCTTCTTGACGATCCTCGCTTTGAGGTGCTCCGCCATGACATAACCTTCCCGCTCTATGTGGAGGTCGACGAGATATACAACCTCGCCTGTCCGGCATCTCCGGTCCACTATCAGCACGACCCCGTGCAAACGGTGAAGACCAATGTCCACGGGGCGATCAACATGCTCGGCCTGGCCAAACGCACCAAGGCGAAGATCTTCCAGGCATCGACGAGCGAAGTTTATGGCGATCCGGCCGTCCACCCCCAGCCCGAGGAGTATCGAGGCAGCGTTAATCCCATCGGCCCGCGGGCATGTTATGACGAAGGCAAGCGGTGCGCCGAGACGCTGTTCTTCGACTATCATCGTCAATATGGCGTCGAAATCAGGGTGGCGCGCATCTTCAATACCTACGGGCCGCGTATGCAGACCAATGACGGCCGCGTCGTCTCCAATTTCATCGTTCAGGCGCTTCGAAACGAGCCGATCACCATCTTCGGCAACGGCACGCAGACGCGCTCATTCTGCTATGTGGACGATCTGATCGAGGGCTTCATCCGCCTGATGGGTGCGCCGGCCGGCGTTACCGGCCCGATCAATCTCGGTAACCCAGGAGAATTCCAGGTCCGGGAGCTGGCCGAAATGGTCATCGAAATGACGGGATCGAAATCAAGCATCGTTTACAATCCGTTGCCGATCGACGATCCGACGCAGCGCAAGCCCGACATTTCCCGCGCAACGCAGGACCTCGGCTGGCAGCCGACGGTGAACCTGCGAGAAGGCCTCGAAAAGACGATCGCGTATTTCGAGTGGAAGCTTTCAGGCGCAGGCAAGAGCATGGCTGGCGCCCAGGCACTACGAACGGGCTACGCCCATCTGCCTACCCCGGCCGTCGGCCTTCCTGTTCAGGAAGCTGCAGCAATCCGGCCATGA
- a CDS encoding sugar transferase yields MSLLASISDLPKAITPNDVAKRTGPANSVPPANPTRADQVGKRSGLNIPGPLRRRALRLATSSILVAGDIASYLMAYSLLLLFLPYGSENMLLERACALAALAAIILYASSALYPGYRIHDHEHLRRRTMASVKVAVIAALGAILLPEGTRLLLPILGLLGLGLIVQPAMHGVARGLSRRLGLWGERAVIIGSRNRIPALVAHFTDHWQYGIRPESSSPDISELSPDNGPSIALIADDTGSHIAELATLRKAFAEVILLSDTPNVKVAGLRPAEVGGEIGVRLASSGGAANSNLVRRALDLAIAIPAVLVLMPVILIAAAAIYVIDPGPVFFRHAREGLFGKPVHVLKLRTMYRDAEQRLEALFRDNPAAQAEWSTHFKLREDPRVLPVIGHLLRASSIDELPQLVNIIAGEMAFVGPRPFPEYHLSAMDGEFRDKRRSVIPGLTGLWQISERSDADIELQQQLDGFYIDNRSLWFDWHILLSTIPAVLKGKGAC; encoded by the coding sequence ATGTCCCTATTAGCGTCGATATCCGACCTGCCGAAGGCAATCACCCCAAACGATGTCGCCAAGCGAACGGGTCCGGCAAACTCTGTCCCGCCCGCAAACCCCACGCGGGCCGATCAGGTCGGCAAGCGGTCAGGGCTGAATATACCAGGTCCACTCAGACGCAGGGCACTTCGGCTTGCTACGTCGTCAATCTTGGTTGCCGGCGACATCGCGAGCTATCTCATGGCCTACTCTCTTCTTCTGCTGTTTCTTCCATACGGTTCGGAGAACATGCTGCTGGAGCGTGCTTGCGCACTCGCAGCGCTGGCGGCCATCATCCTCTATGCATCGAGCGCGCTCTATCCTGGGTATCGGATCCACGACCACGAACATCTGCGCCGCCGCACGATGGCGTCTGTCAAGGTGGCTGTCATTGCGGCGCTGGGAGCAATCCTTCTACCGGAAGGGACGCGACTGCTGCTTCCCATCCTTGGGCTTCTTGGCCTCGGGTTGATTGTCCAGCCTGCCATGCATGGGGTAGCCCGTGGTCTGTCGCGGAGACTTGGGCTCTGGGGAGAGCGGGCGGTGATCATCGGGAGCCGCAATCGTATCCCCGCGCTTGTCGCGCATTTCACAGACCATTGGCAGTATGGAATTCGGCCGGAATCCTCCTCACCCGATATTTCGGAATTATCACCGGACAACGGCCCGTCGATTGCCTTGATTGCCGATGATACGGGCTCGCACATCGCCGAGTTGGCGACGTTGCGCAAGGCGTTCGCCGAAGTCATCCTCCTCTCCGACACGCCAAACGTCAAAGTAGCCGGATTGCGACCGGCGGAGGTCGGCGGAGAGATCGGTGTTCGCTTGGCGAGCAGCGGGGGGGCGGCAAACTCGAACCTGGTGCGTCGAGCCCTCGATCTGGCGATCGCCATCCCCGCGGTGCTGGTGCTTATGCCCGTCATTCTCATTGCTGCTGCGGCGATCTATGTCATCGACCCGGGGCCGGTTTTCTTCAGGCACGCCAGGGAAGGTTTGTTTGGCAAGCCGGTTCACGTCCTGAAGCTCAGGACGATGTACCGAGATGCGGAACAACGCCTCGAAGCGTTGTTCCGAGACAATCCAGCCGCACAAGCCGAATGGTCCACTCACTTCAAGCTTCGGGAGGATCCGCGCGTCTTGCCGGTGATCGGGCATCTCCTTCGCGCATCGAGCATCGATGAGCTCCCGCAGCTCGTGAATATTATTGCAGGGGAAATGGCCTTCGTGGGACCCCGTCCGTTTCCGGAGTATCACCTCTCGGCGATGGATGGAGAATTTCGCGACAAGCGGCGGTCGGTCATACCGGGCCTGACAGGCCTCTGGCAGATATCCGAACGAAGCGATGCGGACATTGAGCTGCAGCAGCAACTCGACGGATTCTACATCGACAACCGGTCCTTGTGGTTCGACTGGCACATTCTTCTCAGCACAATTCCTGCGGTCTTGAAGGGCAAGGGAGCTTGCTGA
- a CDS encoding WecB/TagA/CpsF family glycosyltransferase, which yields MRKQPAGSQTSVLHPGGALEWTNVLGVRVSAVNLESATGLIQKAIEDGRKGYVCVRDAHGIVRCQNDPELRLIHNRAFLVTPDGMPLVWALKRAGHLESDRVYGPDLMFSVFEAGSSKGLRHFLYGATDETLKQLRARLLKKFPNAQIVGSYAPPFHRLTLQEETDIADRINGAGADVIWVGLSSPKQELWMARMRDRLDASMLIGVGAAFDFHAGLKRQAPRIIQRSGFEWVFRLLCEPRRLWRRYALVVPTFISLTAFQRLGLRKFPIEDEVFGSSAPKAVAVKV from the coding sequence ATGAGAAAACAACCAGCAGGCAGCCAAACTTCAGTTCTTCATCCAGGGGGCGCGCTAGAATGGACGAATGTCCTTGGTGTTCGCGTTTCGGCAGTCAACCTCGAAAGCGCGACCGGGCTCATTCAAAAGGCAATCGAAGACGGGAGGAAGGGATATGTGTGCGTTCGCGACGCACACGGCATCGTCAGATGTCAAAATGACCCCGAACTGCGCTTGATACACAACCGGGCGTTCCTGGTCACTCCCGACGGCATGCCCTTGGTATGGGCGTTGAAGCGTGCCGGCCATTTGGAGAGCGACAGGGTCTATGGACCTGATCTGATGTTTTCTGTCTTCGAGGCTGGCAGCTCCAAGGGCCTGCGCCACTTCCTTTACGGCGCAACTGACGAGACGCTGAAACAGTTGAGGGCTCGTCTTCTCAAGAAGTTTCCGAACGCGCAGATCGTCGGCTCCTACGCCCCCCCGTTTCATAGGCTAACGCTGCAAGAGGAGACGGATATTGCGGACCGGATCAATGGGGCCGGCGCGGATGTCATTTGGGTCGGTCTTAGCAGCCCTAAGCAGGAACTCTGGATGGCTCGCATGCGCGATCGCCTGGATGCATCGATGCTCATCGGGGTCGGAGCGGCTTTCGACTTCCACGCCGGCCTGAAACGACAGGCTCCCAGGATCATTCAAAGAAGCGGCTTCGAATGGGTGTTCCGCCTTCTATGCGAGCCGCGACGGCTGTGGCGGCGTTATGCGCTGGTTGTGCCGACCTTCATCTCACTGACAGCATTCCAGAGACTGGGACTTCGGAAATTTCCAATCGAAGACGAGGTTTTTGGATCGAGCGCGCCAAAAGCAGTAGCTGTAAAGGTGTAG